A section of the Carassius carassius chromosome 17, fCarCar2.1, whole genome shotgun sequence genome encodes:
- the igfbp2a gene encoding insulin-like growth factor-binding protein 2-A, whose amino-acid sequence MLFYGSCSLLLALVTFHGAARTEMVFRCPSCTAERQAACPMLMETCAEIVREPGCGCCPVCARQEGELCGVYTPRCASGLRCYPKPDSELPLEQLVQGLGRCGRKVDTEPTGSAEPREVSGEVQDSLDIGLTEVPPIRKPTKDSPWKESAVLQHRQQLKTKMKYNKVEDPKAPHAKQSQCQQELDQVLERIAKIPFRDNRGPLEDLYSLHIPNCDKRGQYNLKQCKMSVNGYRGECWCVNPHTGRPIPTSPLIRGDPNCSQYLEDMDPSMDPQN is encoded by the exons ATGCTGTTCTACGGGAGTTGCAGCTTGCTCCTGGCACTGGTGACTTTTCACGGCGCCGCTCGCACCGAAATGGTGTTCCGGTGTCCGAGCTGTACTGCGGAGCGCCAGGCGGCTTGCCCGATGCTCATGGAGACGTGCGCAGAGATTGTTCGCGAGCCTGGCTGCGGCTGCTGTCCAGTGTGTGCCCGGCAAGAGGGAGAGCTGTGCGGCGTTTACACACCGAGATGCGCCAGTGGTCTGCGGTGTTATCCCAAGCCGGATTCGGAGTTGCCCCTGGAGCAGCTGGTTCAAGGGCTCGGGAGATGCGGACGTAAAGTGGATACTGAGCCCACTGGAAGCGCAGAGCCTCGAGAAGTCAGCG GTGAGGTACAGGACTCTTTGGACATTGGTTTGACTGAGGTTCCTCCCATAAGGAAACCCACCAAAGACAGTCCATGGAAGGAGAGTGCTGTCCTTCAACACCGTCAGCAGCTGAAGACCAAGATGAAGTACAATAAGGTTGAGGACCCTAAAGCACCGCATGCCAAACAG agcCAATGTCAGCAGGAGCTTGACCAGGTCCTGGAAAGGATTGCAAAAATACCCTTCAGAGATAACAGGGGCCCCCTGGAGGACCTTTATTCCCTGCACATACCCAACTGTGACAAGAGGGGGCAGTACAACCTGAAACAG tgtaaGATGTCAGTGAATGGATATCGTGGTGAGTGCTGGTGCGTGAATCCACACACAGGAAGACCCATCCCCACCTCTCCACTGATAAGGGGTGATCCCAACTGCAGCCAGTACCTTGAGGACATGGATCCCTCTATGGACCCTCAAAACTAA